The DNA region CGCCGGAATACGATTGACCGCGCCGGCATATTCGCCGTCGACCAGGATGATGCGCTTGTCGCCATCCTTCACCGCCGGCAGATACTTCTGGATCACCCATGCCTCGCGGAAGGTGACCGAGAACATGTCGTAGAGCGAACCGAAATTGAGATCCTCGCGCGTGATGCGGAACACCGCGCCGCCGCCATGGCCGTAGAGCGGCTTCATGACGATATCGCCGTGCTCGGCGCGGAAGGCTTTGATCTCGGCAAGATCGCGCGTCACCAAGGTCGGCGGCATCAGATCCGGAAACTCGGTGACGAACACCTTCTCCGGCGCGTTGCGCACATGCGCCGGGTCGTTGACCACCAGCGTCTTCGGGTGGATGCGCTCCAGGAGATGCGTCGTCGTCACATAATTGAGATCGAACGGCGGGTCCTGGCGCAGCAGCACCACGTCGAACTCGGTCAGGTCGACCCGGCGCGATTCGCCCAGCGAGAAGTGATTGCCGGCCTCGTCGCGCACCGCGAGCGGCTCGACCGTCGAGAACACGCGCCCGTTCAAGAGCGCCAGCCGGTCCGGCGTGTAATAGCTCAAGGCGTGGCCGCGCTTCTGAGCCTCCAGCAAAAGGGCGAAGGTGGAGTCGCCCTTGATGTTGATCCTTTGGATCGGATCCATTTGCACTGCGACTTTGAGACTCATGGCTGGCTCTGGCGACCGATTGAGGAGGAGGGATGTAAAGGAAAACAAAGCCTTAACAAATTCCCGCCACTATGGCGGCGGGGATTGCGCACGCGCGGGTAGGGGCAGGACGTGAGACTTTCGAAGCTTTCCATTGGCGCCAAGCTCTATGCCATCTTTGCCCTGATGGCCACTACCACCGTCGCATTGGCGGTGCTCGCGGCGCTCAACTCCTACCGGCACACCACGCTGACGCAGCAGTTCGAAACCGCGAACAACGGCACACTGAACATCGAGCGGGTCAATGCCCTCACCTATGCCATGGTGATGGAGTCGCGCGGCATCTACATGTCGCCCGACATGGCGACGGCCAAGACTTACGCCGCCGGCCTTCTCTTCTACACCGATCAGATCGCCGGGCTGATCGAGGAATGGAAGAAGCACGTTCGCGACGACGACGCCGAATCGTTCGCGTCCTTCTCGGCGCGGATCACGAAGATGATCGCGTTCCGCAGGGAGCTGGCGCGGCTCGGAGCGGAAGTCAGCCCGGCGGCCGCGCGCGCCTGGGGCGACGTCGATTCCGAACGGGAGGCCCGCAAGGCACTCAACCGCGATCTCGAAAATCTGGCTGAGCTGTACCGCAACCGCGCCGCCCGCGTTTCGGCCGAACTCGGCTCGGGCATTGATCGCAACGCGATGTGGCTCAGCGCTTTCGCCATGCTCGCCGTCACCTTGGCGTTTGCCGGGCCCTTCTTCCTGTCCCGCAGCGTCGTCCGGCCGCTCGGCGAAATCACGAAGATGACCGAGGCGGTCGCCAGCGGCTGCCTGGACCCCATCGGCTTCCAGGATCGCCGCGACGAGCTCGGCGCATTGGCGCGATCGGTCGGCGTCTTCCAAGAGGCGATGCGGCACAACGAACAGCTCAACCATGCCGTCCGCAGCGAGGGCGAGGAGCGCGGACGCCGCCAGCAGGAAATCACCAAGGAAATCGCGCGCTTCTCCGCCGAAGTCGAAACGAGCCTGTCGGAGCTCGGCCGCATTTCCGATCAGATGCTCGACGCCTCCAGCCAGCTTGCCGCTGCCGCCGACAACGCCTCGACGAAAACCGCCCGCGCCGAAGAGGCCTCGTCCGAGGCATCCGCCAACGTCCGCGACATCGCCTCGGCCGCGGACGAGCTGTCCGCGTCCGTCAATGAAATCGATCGTCAGGTCGCTCAGTCGAACGCGATTGCGACGAAAGCCGTGAATGAGGCCGAGGCCACCAACGCCGCGGTGAAAGAGCTCGACGAAGCGGCGGCGCGTATCGGCGATGTCGTCAAGCTCATCACCGACATCGCCGAACAGACCAACCTCCTGGCCCTGAACGCCACCATCGAAGCGGCGCGCGCGGGCGAAGCCGGCCGCGGCTTTGCCGTTGTCGCCGGTGAAGTGAAAGCCCTGGCCGGGCAGACCAGCCGCGCCACGGAAGAAATTGGCGCGCAGATCGCGGGAATGCAGCGTGCCACGGTGCGCTCGATCGAAGCGATCAACGCGATCGAACAGACCATCCGCGAGATCGGCGAGATCAGCGGCGCGATCGCGGCCGCGGTCACCGAGCAGGGCGCGGCGACGCAGGAGATCGCGCGCAGCGTCGACATCGCCGCCAAACGCACGCTCGAGACGGCCAACGAGGTCAATCTGGTCGGTGGCGCGACCGAAGACACGCGCACCAGCGCCAACGCGGTCAAGATGGTTGCCGACGATCTCGGCAGCGTCGCCGGCCGCATCCGCGCGCAGGTGGATGTGTTCTTTGACCGGTTGAGCGCGTAGGCGCGTCTGTCGTCCCCGCGAAAGCGGGGACCCATAATCCCTGCCCTATCGAGACGCTCCGGCGTATGGGTCCCGGCTCACGCGCCGCAAGGGCGGCGCTTGGCCGGGACGACGGTTAAGCCTCAAACGCACCCGGTATATGCCGCGGCATCTTGCTCGGCGCGACCAGCACGGCGTCGAAACGCATGTCTTGAACCGACGGGTCGGGATATGTGGCGAGCCACGCTTCGGCCGCGGCGATGATGCGTCCGCGCTGCCGTTCGGTCACCGCCTCAGCCGCATCGTCGAGCGTATGACGCGCTTTGACTTCGACGAAAATCAGCAGCGGGCCACGGCGCGCGACGATGTCGATCTCGCCGACCGGACTACGCCAGCGCCGCGCGAGAATGCGAAAGCCCTTGGCAACGAGGAAAGCGGCGGCGCGGCTTTCGGCCGATATGCCGAAGCGAAACGCGATCTGCCGTTCCGGATCGGCATCGCTCTTCGGCGCCGGCTTCGGCCGCAAGCCCGGCGATCGGAAATTACGCGGATCAGTCATCGTTGCTAGTCATCGTTGTTCTTGGCCAGTTCGAGCGCGCGCTGGTAGACCTCGCGCTTCGGCCGTCCGGTGGCAAGCGCCACTTCACCCACCGCATCCTTCACCGACACGCGTGCGAGGGCATCGCGCAACATGGCATCGACGTCGGCGTCCTGCGCTTCTTCCTCGACGGGCGGTGCGATGACGACCACGAACTCGCCGCGCGTTTCGCCGCCTTGCGCATAGTGCTGCGCTAGCGCGGCAAGATCGCCGCGCCGCACTTCCTCATGCAGCTTGGTGAGTTCGCGGCAGACGGCCGCACCACGCGCACCGAGGCCAGCGGCCAGATCGGCCAGAGCTTCGGCGATGCGCGGCCCGGTCTCGAACAACACCAAGGTTGCGGGGATCGTCGCCAACGCGGCGATGCGCTTTTGTCGTGCGACCTGCTTCGGCGGCAGGAAGCCTTCGAAGAAGAAGCGATCCGTCGGCAGGCCCGATAACGACAGGCCGGCCAATACCGACGACGGCCCCGGCAATGCCGTAACGGTATAGCCTGCCTCGCCGGCTTCACGGGCGAGCTTGTAGCCGGGATCGGAAATCAACGGCGTGCCGGCGTCCGACACCAACGCCACAGCCTGGTCCGCCGCGAGACGCGCGAGCAGCTTCGGCCGCGCTTCGGCGGCGTTGTGCTCGTGATAGGCGGTAAGCGGCGTCTCGATGCCGTAGCGTTCGGCGAGCTTGCGCGTGACGCGTGTGTCCTCGCAGGCGATCACATCGGCGCCGGCCAGCACCTCCAGCGCGCGCAAGGTGATGTCGCCGAGATTGCCGATCGGCGTCGCCACGAGATAGAGGCCGGGCTTAGCCTTCGCCGCCGGCATGGCGGCGCCGAAGGGCGCGAATTGTCGCGCGCGCGGCGGTTGTTTTTCGTCGTCTTTGGTCATTGCAAGCACTCTAGACGCGTCGCCGCGCGGCGTCATGCCGGGACGAATTCCTTCGTCTTTTCACAGCCTTAACTTTTGCGGGACAAACTTGCCGATACCGGTTAGGACTGACATGGTGCTGTCTTACAGGGGATTGGCCGCTTTGGCTGGATTTGGCGAACGCGGAAAAGCATTGGCAGCGCGGCTGTGGCGCGGACTCGGCCGGGCACGCACCGCCTTATGCTTCTCGGCTGCCGCGCTCGCTCTCGCCGCCTGCGCGGGCACGGTCGACACGACCAGCGCGCCGCCGCCGCAAATGGCCAACCAGCCGCCGCCGGGTGCATCGATCGGCACCGGCGAGATTCGCGTCGGCCTGATCCTGCCGCTGTCGGCGCAAGGCAATGCCGGCGTTGCCGCGCAGTCGATGAAGAACGCGGCTGAGCTGGCGCTCGCCGAGTTCAAACAACCGAATATCCAACTGCTGGTGAAGGACGACGGCGGCTCGCCGCAGGGCGCGCAGGCCGCCGCGCAGCAGGCGATCGCCGAAGGCGCCGAGATCATCATCGGACCGTTGTTCGCGCAATCAGTGAGCGCGGTTGGCCAAGTTGCGCGTCAGCGCGGCATTCCGGTGATCGCCTTTTCGACCGACGCGAGCGTCGCGACGCGTGGCGTCTATCTCCTGAGCTTCCTGCCGGAGTCGGACGTCAGGCGCATCATCGAATACGCCGTGTCGCATGGCAAACGCTCGTTCGCGGCGCTTTTACCGGACAACGCGTATGGCAACTTGGTGGAAGCCGCGTTCCAGCAGGAAGTGGCGCGCCGCGGCGGCCGCGTCATCGCGCTCGAGAAATATCCGCTCGATGCCGCGCGCATGGCCGAGCCTGTGCGACGGGTCGCGCAGGCCGCGAGCCAGGCCGACGCCATCTTCATTCCCGACGGCGCCGACGCCGTGCCGCAGGTGGCGCAGAGCCTTGCCGCCGCCGGCGTGACGAAGCGCGTGCAACTGCTCGGCACCGGGCTGTGGGACGATCCGCGCATCATGTCGAATGCACAGTTGCAGGGCGGCTGGTTCGCCGCACCCGACGCGGTCGGTTATCGCAGCTTCGCGCAACGCTATCGCGCGCGTTACGGTCAGGAGCCGGTACGCACCGCGACTCTGTCCTATGACGCGGTGGCGCTGGTGGCGGCGCTGGTGAAGACACAAGGCACGCAACGCTTCACCGAGCAGGTGCTGACGACGTCGTCGGGCTTCTCCGGCATCGACGGCGTGTTCCGCTTCCGCGCCGATGGCTTGAACGAGCGCGGCCTTGCCGTGCTGCGCGTCGCCCCGGGCGGCGGCCAGATCATCAGCCCGGCGCCGAAGTCGTTCCAGCCGGGGACGTAGGAGCCTCAAGCACAACCTCTCTCCGTCACCCTGAGGTGCTTGCGCGCAGCGCAAGCCTCGAAGGGCGACGGCCCCATGATCGCAGTCATCCTTCGAGGCTCGCTTCGCTCGCACCTCAGGATGACGGGGAGAGGCTTAAGCCGCCAGATCCGCGACCACCGCGTCGAGCACCGGGAAACCCGATTGCGTCACGCGCAAGCGGCCATCGGCCGTGGTCTCCACCGCGCCCTCGCCTTGCAGGATCGAGACGCGCTTGGGATCGAGCGTGCGGCCGGACAACCGCTCGAAGCGGAGCGGATCGATGCCTTCGGCAAGACGCAGACCCATCAAGAGATATTCGTCGGCGGTCTCGCCCGGCGTGAGCTTCTCGTCGACGATCTGGCCCGACCCCGAGGCTTCGACGCGCATGAGCCAGGTCTCGGGACGCTTTTCGGTTTCGGTCGCGTAGCGATAGCCGTCGACGGTCAAGCGGCCATGCGCGCCCGGACCGACGCCGACGTAATCGTGGCCGCGCCAATAGACGAGATTGTGCCGGCACTCGGCGCCGGGCCGCGCGTGATTGGAAATCTCGTAAGCCGGCAGACCCGCGGCGGCGCAAACCTCCTGGGTCATGTCGTAGAGATCGCGGCCGGTGTCTTCGTCCGGCACGATCAGCTTGCCGGACTTGTAGAGATTGAAGAACGCCGTCTCCGGCTCGATGGTGAGCTGGTACAGCGAGAGATGCTCGGCCGCTTCGGCGATGGCGCGCTTGAGCTCGGCGCCCCATTCGGCCGGCGTCTGCCGCGGC from Pseudolabrys taiwanensis includes:
- the gshB gene encoding glutathione synthase, with the translated sequence MSLKVAVQMDPIQRINIKGDSTFALLLEAQKRGHALSYYTPDRLALLNGRVFSTVEPLAVRDEAGNHFSLGESRRVDLTEFDVVLLRQDPPFDLNYVTTTHLLERIHPKTLVVNDPAHVRNAPEKVFVTEFPDLMPPTLVTRDLAEIKAFRAEHGDIVMKPLYGHGGGAVFRITREDLNFGSLYDMFSVTFREAWVIQKYLPAVKDGDKRIILVDGEYAGAVNRIPAADDLRSNMVRGGSPAKTELTPREREICDRLGPALRERGLLFVGIDVIGDYITEINVTSPTGVRAIKNLGGPDIAALIWDKIESKRKG
- a CDS encoding methyl-accepting chemotaxis protein, which produces MRLSKLSIGAKLYAIFALMATTTVALAVLAALNSYRHTTLTQQFETANNGTLNIERVNALTYAMVMESRGIYMSPDMATAKTYAAGLLFYTDQIAGLIEEWKKHVRDDDAESFASFSARITKMIAFRRELARLGAEVSPAAARAWGDVDSEREARKALNRDLENLAELYRNRAARVSAELGSGIDRNAMWLSAFAMLAVTLAFAGPFFLSRSVVRPLGEITKMTEAVASGCLDPIGFQDRRDELGALARSVGVFQEAMRHNEQLNHAVRSEGEERGRRQQEITKEIARFSAEVETSLSELGRISDQMLDASSQLAAAADNASTKTARAEEASSEASANVRDIASAADELSASVNEIDRQVAQSNAIATKAVNEAEATNAAVKELDEAAARIGDVVKLITDIAEQTNLLALNATIEAARAGEAGRGFAVVAGEVKALAGQTSRATEEIGAQIAGMQRATVRSIEAINAIEQTIREIGEISGAIAAAVTEQGAATQEIARSVDIAAKRTLETANEVNLVGGATEDTRTSANAVKMVADDLGSVAGRIRAQVDVFFDRLSA
- a CDS encoding YraN family protein, which gives rise to MTDPRNFRSPGLRPKPAPKSDADPERQIAFRFGISAESRAAAFLVAKGFRILARRWRSPVGEIDIVARRGPLLIFVEVKARHTLDDAAEAVTERQRGRIIAAAEAWLATYPDPSVQDMRFDAVLVAPSKMPRHIPGAFEA
- the rsmI gene encoding 16S rRNA (cytidine(1402)-2'-O)-methyltransferase translates to MTKDDEKQPPRARQFAPFGAAMPAAKAKPGLYLVATPIGNLGDITLRALEVLAGADVIACEDTRVTRKLAERYGIETPLTAYHEHNAAEARPKLLARLAADQAVALVSDAGTPLISDPGYKLAREAGEAGYTVTALPGPSSVLAGLSLSGLPTDRFFFEGFLPPKQVARQKRIAALATIPATLVLFETGPRIAEALADLAAGLGARGAAVCRELTKLHEEVRRGDLAALAQHYAQGGETRGEFVVVIAPPVEEEAQDADVDAMLRDALARVSVKDAVGEVALATGRPKREVYQRALELAKNNDD
- a CDS encoding penicillin-binding protein activator; translation: MAARLWRGLGRARTALCFSAAALALAACAGTVDTTSAPPPQMANQPPPGASIGTGEIRVGLILPLSAQGNAGVAAQSMKNAAELALAEFKQPNIQLLVKDDGGSPQGAQAAAQQAIAEGAEIIIGPLFAQSVSAVGQVARQRGIPVIAFSTDASVATRGVYLLSFLPESDVRRIIEYAVSHGKRSFAALLPDNAYGNLVEAAFQQEVARRGGRVIALEKYPLDAARMAEPVRRVAQAASQADAIFIPDGADAVPQVAQSLAAAGVTKRVQLLGTGLWDDPRIMSNAQLQGGWFAAPDAVGYRSFAQRYRARYGQEPVRTATLSYDAVALVAALVKTQGTQRFTEQVLTTSSGFSGIDGVFRFRADGLNERGLAVLRVAPGGGQIISPAPKSFQPGT
- the hemW gene encoding radical SAM family heme chaperone HemW is translated as MSLTIPEPFAIYVHWPFCLSKCPYCDFNSHVRHGGYDEARYVRAVAAELAANAARTPGRTVSTVFFGGGTPSLMQPSSVQAILDTIAKHWSVAPDVEVTLEANPTSVDSTRFQGYRTAGVNRVSLGVQALDDAALKELGRLHTAEEALDAVAVARSIFDRYSFDLIYARPRQTPAEWGAELKRAIAEAAEHLSLYQLTIEPETAFFNLYKSGKLIVPDEDTGRDLYDMTQEVCAAAGLPAYEISNHARPGAECRHNLVYWRGHDYVGVGPGAHGRLTVDGYRYATETEKRPETWLMRVEASGSGQIVDEKLTPGETADEYLLMGLRLAEGIDPLRFERLSGRTLDPKRVSILQGEGAVETTADGRLRVTQSGFPVLDAVVADLAA